ACTACCAGCGGGATAGATGACGGAAGATTCGTATCCAAAATCTTGCCTGAATACACAGGAAATGAATAGATACAACCTCTTCCGGCATCTTCTACGGAAGAGGTTTTTTTATTTTCACCCAGCGTTTTTCACGAATCATTTTCGCCACCTCATTGCTGACATCTTGCCCAAACCGCATTTCGTAATTTAACGCACGATAAGAAAGGACAAACACATGTCAGCAGCAGAAAAAAGTCAAAGCTCGGCTTATAGATTTGAGACCCTCCAGGTTCATGCTGGTCAAGAGCCGGCGCCAGGCACCAACGCACGCGCTGTCCCGATTTATCAGACGACTTCCTACACGTTTGATAGCTCGGAACATGGCGCTCGATTGTTTGAACTGCAAGAGTTCGGCAATATTTATACCCGCATGATGAACCCCACCACCGACGTGTTTGAAAAGCGTGTTGCTGCATTGGAGGGTGGCATTGGCGGCCTTGCCACAGCCAGCGGCCATTCGGCGCAGTTTCTAACGCTCGCCACGCTTTGCCAAGTCGGCGATAACATTGTCTCATCCAGCTTTTTATATGGGGGCACGTATAATCAATTCAAAGTTGCGTTTCCTCGACTCGGCATCGATGTGAAGTTTGTCGAGGGCAACGACCCAGAAGCATTCCGCCAATTGATTGATGAACATACGAAGGCCATTTATGTAGAATCCATCGGAAATCCGCGTTTTGTGATTGCCGATTTTGAAGCGCTTGCCAAAATTGCGCATGAGAACGGCATTCCGCTGATTGTGGATAATACGTTTGGCTGCGCCGGTTATCTGTGTCGCCCAATTGATTTCGGTGCGGACATTGTGGTGGCGTCCGCAACCAAATGGATCGGCGGGCACGGCACTTCCATTGGTGGCATCATCGTCGATTCGGGTAAATTCGATTGGAACAGTGGAAGATTCCCAATTTTTACCGAGCCATCGCCTGGCTACCACGGGCTTAATTTTTATGAGCAATTCGGACCGAAAAGTCCGTTTGGAAATATTGCGTTTATCACGCGTGCTCGCGTAGAAGGCTTGCGCGATTTTGGACCAGCGTTAAGCCCGTTCAATGCGTTCCTTTTATTACAAGGGCTTGAAACGCTTTCGCTTCGAGTTCAGCGCCATGCCGACAATTCGCAAGCGCTGGCCGAGTGGCTTGCTGTGCATCCGCAAGTCGAATGGGTCAGTTATCCAGGCTTGGCAGCCGACAGCAATCATGCGCTGGCAAAAAAGTATTTGCGCAATGGGTTTGGCTGCATTTTGTCGTTTGGCATCAAAGGCGGCGCAAAGTCGGGCGAAACGTTTATTAATTCAGTGAAGCTTGCGAGCCATTTGGCCAATGTTGGCGATGCCAAAACACTGGTGATTCATCCGGCTTCAACGACGCATCAGCAGCTGAGCGAAGCCGAGCAAATCGCGGCGGGGGTTTCTCCCGACATGATCCGCGTTTCGGTTGGAATCGAACATATCGATGACATCAAGGCTGATTTTGAGCAAGCTTTTGCGAAAGTTAAATGACCCAAAGCATCATGAGGTATAAAGATTTTTTTTCCGAGAAAACGCAGTTTGCCAACTTTAAAACC
Above is a window of Chloroherpeton thalassium ATCC 35110 DNA encoding:
- a CDS encoding O-acetylhomoserine aminocarboxypropyltransferase/cysteine synthase family protein, whose translation is MSAAEKSQSSAYRFETLQVHAGQEPAPGTNARAVPIYQTTSYTFDSSEHGARLFELQEFGNIYTRMMNPTTDVFEKRVAALEGGIGGLATASGHSAQFLTLATLCQVGDNIVSSSFLYGGTYNQFKVAFPRLGIDVKFVEGNDPEAFRQLIDEHTKAIYVESIGNPRFVIADFEALAKIAHENGIPLIVDNTFGCAGYLCRPIDFGADIVVASATKWIGGHGTSIGGIIVDSGKFDWNSGRFPIFTEPSPGYHGLNFYEQFGPKSPFGNIAFITRARVEGLRDFGPALSPFNAFLLLQGLETLSLRVQRHADNSQALAEWLAVHPQVEWVSYPGLAADSNHALAKKYLRNGFGCILSFGIKGGAKSGETFINSVKLASHLANVGDAKTLVIHPASTTHQQLSEAEQIAAGVSPDMIRVSVGIEHIDDIKADFEQAFAKVK